The following is a genomic window from Cervus canadensis isolate Bull #8, Minnesota chromosome 25, ASM1932006v1, whole genome shotgun sequence.
GGAAAGTTCTATTCCTCCACCATCACCCCCTCAACCCTAAAGTGAGTTTCAGGAGGTGGGGTTACTTAACCCTGTGTGTGTCCTCGCTCTGCTCTTCCATGAGGCTCAGACTCTTCGACGCTCACTAACCGCCCAGCCCCAGGCTCTTCTCCAGCCCGTTCACCATGGACTCGTCAGTGGATGTGCCGGGACCCCTCCCCGCTGCAGGTTGCTGTAGCGACCATTCACGCCAAAACGTGCTCCGATTCTACCCCTGGGTCCTGAGCCCTGGGGCCCTCCTCCTACAGCCCTGCCccctcacggacagaggaggctcctGGGGAAAAGCTTCAGATCACCTCATCTTGAGCCCCACACACTTCCTCTTCCCACCccgtccctccctcctccacgcCGTTTCCTTCCTCAGCCCCCAACACTTACCATGCTCTTGTAGATGAAATTCGACAAGATGAGGGCAGCCCCTGAGCGGAAGTACTTTCGATAATTCTTCCGGGCCTGTCAGGGACAAACAAGAAAGGAGCGGATAGTGAGTCCCGCCTGGAAGACAGAAGACAGGCTGAGGAGAGGTTCTACTACTCCGCAGTCATGCAAAGAACAGAGTACGGAAAAGAGCTGAGACTCTAACTGGAGGGagagagtgaagtcagacaaGTGGGCTAAACCGGGAGGACACTCAGCGCAGAAGGCAGAGCTAAGTCAGAAGCACACCCAGGCACGTGTTCAGATCTCCCCAAGGTGCATCCACACTCCCGGACACACACGGAGCAGACCCAGAAACACGTGCGGTCACACAGAGATGTGTCCTGGATTTGGGCAGGACCTGCTCCCTGCcacccctgggcttcccaggtggcactagtggtaacgaacgcgcctgccaatgcagtagacattgTGGTTTcagcccctgggtcgggaagatcccctggagaagggcatggcaacccacttcagtattctcacccGGAGCatccccatggcagaggagcctggtgggctacagtccatggggtcttaaagagtcgaaCCTGACTCGGTGACTTGGCACGCACacattcctccccccaccccagcagcagCCGGCACAGGGAGCCACGTGTGGGGATGaaacccctctcccctccccattaCCTTCCACCCTCTCACAAAAGCCTGGATCAGCAACGCTGATGCCTTCATCTTCCCGTAGCGTTTCTTTTGCTGTAGAAACAATGAGCCTGTTAGAGAAACTCCACCTCCAGAGCCACCTTTCTACTTCCTGCTCTCCTAACAGAGTGAGGGGGATAGAATGTTAGGGGTAACTGGTACCATGTTGCCCCGAAACCAAGAGGATATGACGATCTGACTCTTGCGCATCAGCTGGTAGTGGGTGCGGCAGCGCCAGCCTCGGTATGTCTTCTGTATGAGCGTGGCTAACTGCTGGAGCCGAAGGCGCCTCTGCTCTTCCAAGTAGAAAAGCTGTGGAggggtgcagggggcacagagaggCTGGCTTAGGGGGAACCCATGGCCCCAGTGGCTTCCCAGCCAGTGTTTTATTCAATCATTCCTTTGTCCTCTTAGTTTCCTAATCTGTGCATCCATTCACTCAATTATCCACATATCCATGAGCCCTAACTCTTGAGCAGGCACTGCGCTAGGACTTGGACACTCAGACCGCTGACTCTCAAGGAGCCCTGCTTCAGGGAGAGGTGCCCAGACCAGCAAGGCAAGCACACCTAGCTtccagggcccagggcaggctGGCTGGGGCCTCAAGGGGTCAGTTCCCAGGGGTACAACCTCTGCAGAAAGACGTCCTCACCCACTATCCCTTCCAGGTTCTAGAAGCTCCCTTCAGCCAGCCTCTCACTCAGGGGGGCTCTCCAACCCTTCCACCATCCGGCCCCACCAAACACAAGTGCCCCCTGCAACTCACGGTCTTGGGGCTTTTGATGAAGATCTTTGTCTTCCCAAAGGCCAGCTCCTCCGAGGACATGCTCAGCTCCCCCAGGACCTTCTCGACCCCCTCCCTGCCAAGTCAGGTGAAGAAAGCTGTCCAGGGGCATCCCAGGGGACGGGGCTCTCCCAGTTTTCCTCTCCCCCTTCTAAGAGGTGAGAAGAGCTCAGGGCTCAACAGACTTCAGAGCCTCTGAAAAGTCATCATTCAATTCCTGTCCCCCAGTAGCCATTCGCCAAACTCCAGTGATGCCCACGGCACCGCCTGAAGGCGCTCCTCCCCACAGGTTCCTTGCaccgcccctccctgccccccagtctCCCACTGAATCTTACTGGTCTCCACCAGTCCAGCGAGGCCACGTGCTCCGGCTCAGCAATCGATACCTTTCCAGGAAGGACCCGTAGGCCTGGCGGTAGGCGTAGCCTGCCCGTCGCACCCGCACGTTCTCCAGCAGCCCCAGGTACCGAGCCTGGGCACTGACCAGCTCAGAAGAGAAGCGACCTCGCTGCTGGTGCTCGTTGGGCTTTATGCACCTGATGAGAGGTAGGCCGAGGTCCCGGCTGCAGCAGCTTCACCCTTGCCAGGGTTGCCCAGCCTAGCCTCCGCCCGCCTTGTGTTTGTTCTATgaggcttcagtcgtgtccgactcattgcagccccatggactgcagcccgccaggctcctctgtccatgggattctccaggcaagaacactggagtgggttgccatgcccttctccaggggatcttcctgacccagggattgaacccgcatttcttgcatctcctgcatgggcaggcaggtagTTTACCACAAgggccaccttggaagcccacaCGCCTTAGCTGAAAAGTTCCAGAGAAAGCAGGTATACCAGCCGTCCCAGTTTTGCTCAGTAGAGCATGGTTGCTACCTGACCACACTGCTCTCCCCATCACGGGACGTTTAGCTGCTCCGTGGGCTCTGTTTCCCATGAGGAAAGGGTTTCTGGTACCCTTCTTCCAGGGAGTCCCTCCCCATGTGGACGTGTTCTACCAGGCCTGGACCCTGTGCGTGTCGTCACAGAAGCAGCATGTTCCCCTGTGTGCCCAGCATGTCACCTGATGTAGTTGGGGTTCTTGGAATACAGGTTCTTCATGAGAGTGGTCACGGAACTCTTGAACTGGGCCCCAGCAGTTGGGGGGCGTTTGAGAGATGCCTGTTTTGGATCCCCTTCAGGAAACAAGGACCGGAGGAGCGGGTGCCGGGCCTTCCACATGGCCTGGGACAAGTCTCGGAAGAGCAGGTCGTTGTTCTTGTCGATGAAGCTGTTGACGTTATAGGTCACCTGTGTGGGGACAGCACGTGGTTTGGCGCATCTGCCACACTGTCTGTCAAGCTCTTGGCGCTCCCGGTCTCACCGTGACGTGTTCCTGGCTCCCGTCTCCCCCAGTGCCTCCCCCACGGTCTTCAGTCACACCCAGACCCCCATCTTCACCATGCAGGCCCATCACATCACCTTGCCTGCATAGTGGCAGATGCGGAAGCAGCTGAGGCCCATGCTGTGGTCATACTGGTGCTGGGCGTTCTGGGTGACTTTGCTCTCATAGTGGCTGTGCTTGGAGAAGAGCTGGTTCAGCTTCGCCAGGAAGGTGGAGTCACTGACCACCCCAGGCCGCAGGCACTCCTCATCCAGCATGGCCAGGATGCCTTGCCGATTCTGGCCAGGGAAACGAGAACAGCCCAACCTAGACCTTGCCCTTCAAGATGTCCACACCTCACTGccgcccccctgccccctcaTCCTTTGCCTTCCTGACCATCCTTATCAAgtagggtgggagggggagagagagacaggggaaGGGTGTTCAAGCAGTCTGGAGCGGGAGGTCCCAGAGATAAGAGAAGAACTTACATGCTCAATGAGGTTACAGATAATGCCATTATCAAAGTAGTCCACCTTCACCCACGGTATGCCCTGGCAAGGGGAGACATGACAAATTACAGGTAGCAGATCCAAGACGAGACCTCAAAGACCCCACCAGAACCAGGGCCCCTTTCATCCACCCCACCAAGGACCATCAGAAAGCCCTGTAGTTCAGAGGGTCCTTGGTGTGGTTTCTGTTACATCCTCATCCCTCCAGGACTGATGGAGAATTTGTGGCGTGGGTGGACAGATGTCTGGGAGGACCCAGGGCGGTGGTGAGAGGGGGTGAGGCAGTGTAGAGAGCCCTGGGGGTGCTGTAGGTTGGGGAGGGAAGAGCAGTGTGGTGGGTGAAGACTGGGATAGGAACCACCCCACTGTGGAAGGGGGAAGGGATCCTTGAGTATGTGGAAGAGCAAATTGCCATTCCGCTCTGGCAACAAGCCATAGAAGAAAAGCACTTAAGTAAACCAAAGGCTTATCATCAAACAACAAAGCTGATCTGACACATCTCCAAAGACCTGcgtcagtgattctcaaactcaGGTGTTCATCGCAGTCACTGAGAGGGCTTGTTACAACACAGGCTTCTGGGTCTCAGCCCCAGGTTCTCATTCGGCAGGCCTGGGACAGGGCCTGCAAACTTGTCTTTCTCATATGTTCCCAGGGGCCACTGCTGCTGTTGACTCAGGACTACACTTTCAGAACCACTGACCAACGTGATGCATCGGGGCTGTataatttgtttcttaaaaagcAAGAAAGGTATAGAAGCAGAGGACCGAAAGACCATGAATCAGTCATTTAGAGAATTTGCTGGGCATCAGGCCTACAGACAGGCCCTGACCACCCAAGGGCCACACCTCCCCAGTTCGGGCCACTCCCAGGTGTGGTTGGGGAACAcaagcctttctcttcttcttccctcACAGGTCTTTAGGGAATGCAGAGTGGAATTAGGTAAAGTTGCCCTCCCACTTCATCCACCAAATACCTCTCCCAACTGGTTATATGAATGAGGATATCCTTACAATCCTAGGCAGCTGTAGAGAAGCATCTTTATGAACTGATACAAAAAGGTCTCTTGTTGACTGGTGACAGCAAGATGCAGAATGGGGTGTATTTGTGGCCGCTTGAATAAATATCGTGGGAAAATGTATTTACAGATTTTCTGCAGAAGGAGGCTGACTTCAGTCGCctctggaggggagggagaacttaaagggggtgggaggaagactTTTCTTTACACACCTTTTTAAGCTTTTTGAATCTGGAAGCATGGGTATGATTTATCTACTTGATAATATAAGTTCTTAAAGTCAAAacatacaaaatttttttaaaaacctttgagTTGTGACCACATTGCCTGAAATGCTGCCACGGCAGGTCCCTGAGTTCACAAGGAACATTCCTGGGAGGCTTTGATGAGTGAGACACAGCCGTTCACACTTTGGAGTGAATTAGCTTTTCTAACACTTGGCCATAGAAAAACGGGGACCAGGGGAAGGAGTGTGGAAATTTTGAGCTGCGGGGCACTTATGATGAAGAAGTCTGGGTGCTACAAAAGACGACAGCAACATGAGTCCAGCCCGGAGGAGACAAAGGATTCTGATGTCAAAGAAGGGCACCAAAAGCGATGTGTAGGGTGGCAAGCCAGGAGAAATGCCCCTGCTAAATCTGGCTCTCAGTCTGCCCTGGGCCAAGCACAGCTGTCGCTCCGCTTCTGTCAGGAGGCTTTCCCGCTCCCACCTGCCCCCCACACCCTTCCATCAATCTGCCCCTTCCTCGCCTGGCCTGGAGTGGAAGGGTGGGGAACTGGGGGCGGACAGCAGAGCGTTAGGGCTTCTCGGTAATGCTGGCATATTCAGCTGTGCAAGGGAAACTTTCTGTCCTTACTGTTCCCATCTGGGGGCAATTGAGAGGAAACtgtgacaaaggagaaaaaggtcTGGCATACGCCTTACATCATCTGAGAGAAAGGCAAGCAGGAAGGCTTCATTTACCTCTCTCTTATATTCCGCTTGCTCCTCTTTCAGTGTCATCTCTATGAACACCTGCTGTAGCTTCTCGTTGCAGTAGTTGATCACAAATTGCTCAAAGCTATTATCCTGAGGTGGGGACACAggttagggagagagagagaccagctCAGCACAAAAACGCTTCCTCCATCTCAGCCTGGCCTCCCCTCTCCCACACCCCGCTTCGAGCTTGCCACCCCTCACGCCCAGGAAGCAGGGTGCTGAGGCTGCTGGAGCTCTCTCACCTCTAATATTTCAAAGCCATAGATGTCCAGAACCCCCATGACCTTCCTCTTCTCCCCGGTACCCACCTGGAGAGGAGGAAAAGATCCATCTGAGGACCAGCCCTCTGCACATGTGGCCAGGCCCCTCTGGATGGATGGGAGTGAAGCAGGGGGCAGACAGCACTTGAGTGAACTTGACCATGCTGGAGAGGAACTGGGGTGATTTCATGCTCCCTCTTCCTCTACGACCAGCTGGTCTTGAAGGACCAGccaagagggaggaaaggagggaagggaagaggcaAATAGATTCCAGGAAAATGCTCCCATGGCACAAtgtagaaaaacatgaaaatctcAGGAAAATAACCATCCCTTATATGTGCAGAGCATTTTACAAGAAAATCCTAAGATCTTGTTTCATTAATCTGTATATCCCTATAAGGTGTGATGATTCCCTTTCTACAGACAAAAACATCAAACTTCAAAAGAgctaagagacttccctggtccaggggttaagactccacgcttccactgcaaggcGTGCAGGTTCAGTATCTGCTCAGGGCaggagggtggaggggagagCCGGCAGGGactaaaatcccatatgctgcacagtgtagccaaaaataaaaaacaaaaccgaaAAACTGCCAAAAGAGTTAAGCATTTCCCCAAATCTAGATTCAAATCCTAGTTTACCCTGCTGCCTTCCAGTAATtggcagcactttcacatacGTAATTTTTAAACAATAGCTCTATTTTGGCCTAATTTGTACACCATAAAATTTACCCTGTAAATGTACACAATTCGGTGATgtggttgtgtgtttttttttagtatattcaaaaAGTGTCCAACCATCACCACTAAATTCCAGAGTATTTTCGTCACCCCCAAATGAAATACTGTACATGGACCCATTGGCAGTCACTCCCTATTCCTCTGGTAACCATGGACCTactccccatccctctggatttgcctattctggacattttatataaatggagtcacaTAAAACGCAGCCTTTGGGGTCTGGATTCTTTCACTCAACATGTTtccaaagttcatccatgttgagcTTGTATCAGTACCTCATGCCTTTTTATAGCCAAATAATATACCACTGTATGGATACACTACATTCATCAGATGATGTGCATTTGGGTTGTGTCcacttcttggctattgtgaataatgcccCTATGAACGTTCATGCACAGGCTTTTATGTGGACATGTTTTccattctcttgggtatatacctaggagtagaattcctggattatatggtaatcaCATACACAATTTTATCTGATCATCAcggatggtttagttgctaagttgtgtctgactaggctcctctgtccataggattttccaggcaagaatactggagtgggttgccatttctttctctaggggatcttcccaacccagggatcaaacccaggtctcctgcactgcaggcagattctttaccgactgagctaccagggaagcactaaATTTAGTGATCCTCACTAAATCCTGGGAAACACGTAAATGTTAGTGTCTCATTTCCcaaatcaggaaactgaggctcagaatctTTGTGCAGCTGAAAGACCAGGCAGCTGATAGAGAATCCAGatagttgaattaaaaaaaaaaaaaaaaaagatgtatttccAAAACAACACAGTATCAAAAATAAGtagataaaagaaaacacactatcATTCTTTCTCTGTTCATCTCAAAACCCAAGGCATGGGGCAGGCAGAGGAAAGCATTGAGGAAGGAGGGCAATCCCTCACCTTGATACTCTCGTTGATGCGATTCACTAGCCAGTTGAAAAGTCGGCTGTAGATGTTCTTGGCCAGGGCGTCCCGGGCGTACTGAGCCTAGAGGGCGGGCTGCTGGTCAGCAAGAGCCACAGAACAGACTCCAAACCCAGCCTCCCCCGAGAGCCCCTCACCTGGGTGACGGTCAGTGCGGTGACCACCTTTTCTCTGGCCGTTTCCACGGTTCTTGAGCACAAAGCTCTCTCTAGTTCCACTGAATTCAAACCCACCAATTCCCCAATttcttgaacacctgggagtgatGAGGAAATAAAACACGGCCTGAGAGAGGGTTTGCtcccagaggaggagggagggttgATACGTGAAACTGCTGGGGGCCTGCTGTTCCCGAGTCTTACTGGGAAAGTCCTTACAGCCCATCCAGAATATGGCCTTGGAGGAACAtctggggagaaggaggaggacagAAGGGAGATCTTGACACTTTGCATGTATCATCTCCTTTAATATGAGAATCTcttgaaatgagtgtaattgtccCCATTTTTGCAAAGAATCTACTGAGAATTCAGAGTCCCAGAACCAAGGTCTATGGAACATCCACACTTCATTCCAATATGTCTCACAGGGAGTTCTGAATGAGCATGTTTGGGGAGGAACTCCTGAGTGGGCAGAGGGAGACTTAATCAGAGTGAGGTCTGTTATGCTGAAGACAGTGGGAGAACAGAAATTGCAGTAGGAGATTCAGGGAGCTGGTTGGGTGCAGACCTCTCCCATCACGGATGCCACTTGCTGGTACCCCATTGGCCTGGAACTCGTTGACCAGTTCCACGTTCCCCAGCTTCAGCACCAGGGCTGCCACCTCTAGCACCTGCCGAATCTCCTCCTCGGAGAAGCCGATCACAGTCATCGCACTCTAGGGAAGAAAGGAGAGTCGGAAGCTGAACTTCAGGCCAGTCCAAAGCCTGCCTCCCTTCCCAAAGCCAGAGCCTG
Proteins encoded in this region:
- the MYO1A gene encoding unconventional myosin-Ia isoform X3, with the translated sequence MTLLEGSVGVEDLVLLEPLEQESLIRNLQLRYEKKEIYTYIGNVLVSVNPYQPLPIYDLEFVAKYRDYSFYELKPHIYALASMAYQSLRDQDRDQCILITGESGAGKTEASKLVMSYVAAVCGKGEQVNSVKEQLLQSNPVLEAFGNAKTIRNNNSSRFGKYMDIEFDFKGSPLGGVITNYLLEKSRVVKQLEGERNFHIFYQLLTGADAELLKALKLERDPGGYAFLNPDTSRVDGMDDDANFKVLQSAMTVIGFSEEEIRQVLEVAALVLKLGNVELVNEFQANGVPASGIRDGRGVQEIGELVGLNSVELERALCSRTVETAREKVVTALTVTQAQYARDALAKNIYSRLFNWLVNRINESIKVGTGEKRKVMGVLDIYGFEILEDNSFEQFVINYCNEKLQQVFIEMTLKEEQAEYKREGIPWVKVDYFDNGIICNLIEHNRQGILAMLDEECLRPGVVSDSTFLAKLNQLFSKHSHYESKVTQNAQHQYDHSMGLSCFRICHYAGKVTYNVNSFIDKNNDLLFRDLSQAMWKARHPLLRSLFPEGDPKQASLKRPPTAGAQFKSSVTTLMKNLYSKNPNYIRCIKPNEHQQRGRFSSELVSAQARYLGLLENVRVRRAGYAYRQAYGSFLERYRLLSRSTWPRWTGGDQEGVEKVLGELSMSSEELAFGKTKIFIKSPKTLFYLEEQRRLRLQQLATLIQKTYRGWRCRTHYQLMRKSQIVISSWFRGNMQKKRYGKMKASALLIQAFVRGWKARKNYRKYFRSGAALILSNFIYKSMVQRFLLGLKNNLPSPSILDKKWPSAPYKCFSTANHELQRLFHQWKCKKFRDQLSPKQVEVLREKLCASELFKGKKASYAQSVPTPFHGDYVGLQRNPKLQKLKGGAEGPILMAETVMKVNRGNGKTSSRILLLTKGHVIITDTKNPQAKTAIPLSSLAGVSVTSFQDGLFSLHLSEVRSKVQGGQLDSQGRPGPWGWRDRQAELQEEGQSLPGGDCTVRTRGSFSLLDRRRPLPYPPAFVGGSRV
- the MYO1A gene encoding unconventional myosin-Ia isoform X1; its protein translation is MTLLEGSVGVEDLVLLEPLEQESLIRNLQLRYEKKEIYTYIGNVLVSVNPYQPLPIYDLEFVAKYRDYSFYELKPHIYALASMAYQSLRDQDRDQCILITGESGAGKTEASKLVMSYVAAVCGKGEQVNSVKEQLLQSNPVLEAFGNAKTIRNNNSSRFGKYMDIEFDFKGSPLGGVITNYLLEKSRVVKQLEGERNFHIFYQLLTGADAELLKALKLERDPGGYAFLNPDTSRVDGMDDDANFKVLQSAMTVIGFSEEEIRQVLEVAALVLKLGNVELVNEFQANGVPASGIRDGRGVQEIGELVGLNSVELERALCSRTVETAREKVVTALTVTQAQYARDALAKNIYSRLFNWLVNRINESIKVGTGEKRKVMGVLDIYGFEILEDNSFEQFVINYCNEKLQQVFIEMTLKEEQAEYKREGIPWVKVDYFDNGIICNLIEHNRQGILAMLDEECLRPGVVSDSTFLAKLNQLFSKHSHYESKVTQNAQHQYDHSMGLSCFRICHYAGKVTYNVNSFIDKNNDLLFRDLSQAMWKARHPLLRSLFPEGDPKQASLKRPPTAGAQFKSSVTTLMKNLYSKNPNYIRCIKPNEHQQRGRFSSELVSAQARYLGLLENVRVRRAGYAYRQAYGSFLERYRLLSRSTWPRWTGGDQEGVEKVLGELSMSSEELAFGKTKIFIKSPKTLFYLEEQRRLRLQQLATLIQKTYRGWRCRTHYQLMRKSQIVISSWFRGNMQKKRYGKMKASALLIQAFVRGWKARKNYRKYFRSGAALILSNFIYKSMVQRFLLGLKNNLPSPSILDKKWPSAPYKCFSTANHELQRLFHQWKCKKFRDQLSPKQVEVLREKLCASELFKGKKASYAQSVPTPFHGDYVGLQRNPKLQKLKGGAEGPILMAETVMKVNRGNGKTSSRILLLTKGHVIITDTKNPQAKTAIPLSSLAGVSVTSFQDGLFSLHLSEISSVGAKGDFLLVSEHVIELLTKIYRATLDATQTRLPVTVTEEFAVKSKEGSLTVKVAQGPGGGGTGKLSCKKKGSRCLEVTVQ
- the MYO1A gene encoding unconventional myosin-Ia isoform X2 — its product is MTLLEGSVGVEDLVLLEPLEQESLIRNLQLRYEKKEIYTYIGNVLVSVNPYQPLPIYDLEFVAKYRDYSFYELKPHIYALASMAYQSLRDQDRDQCILITGESGAGKTEASKLVMSYVAAVCGKGEQVNSVKEQLLQSNPVLEAFGNAKTIRNNNSSRFGKYMDIEFDFKGSPLGGVITNYLLEKSRVVKQLEGERNFHIFYQLLTGADAELLKALKLERDPGGYAFLNPDTSRVDGMDDDANFKVLQSAMTVIGFSEEEIRQVLEVAALVLKLGNVELVNEFQANGVPASGIRDGRGVQEIGELVGLNSVELERALCSRTVETAREKVVTALTVTQAQYARDALAKNIYSRLFNWLVNRINESIKVGTGEKRKVMGVLDIYGFEILEDNSFEQFVINYCNEKLQQVFIEMTLKEEQAEYKREGIPWVKVDYFDNGIICNLIEHNRQGILAMLDEECLRPGVVSDSTFLAKLNQLFSKHSHYESKVTQNAQHQYDHSMGLSCFRICHYAGKVTYNVNSFIDKNNDLLFRDLSQAMWKARHPLLRSLFPEGDPKQASLKRPPTAGAQFKSSVTTLMKNLYSKNPNYIRCIKPNEHQQRGRFSSELVSAQARYLGLLENVRVRRAGYAYRQAYGSFLERYRLLSRSTWPRWTGGDQEGVEKVLGELSMSSEELAFGKTKIFIKSPKTLFYLEEQRRLRLQQLATLIQKTYRGWRCRTHYQLMRKSQIVISSWFRGNMQKKRYGKMKASALLIQAFVRGWKARKNYRKYFRSGAALILSNFIYKSMVQRFLLGLKNNLPSPSILDKKWPSAPYKCFSTANHELQRLFHQWKCKKFRDQLSPKQVEVLREKLCASELFKGKKASYAQRNPKLQKLKGGAEGPILMAETVMKVNRGNGKTSSRILLLTKGHVIITDTKNPQAKTAIPLSSLAGVSVTSFQDGLFSLHLSEISSVGAKGDFLLVSEHVIELLTKIYRATLDATQTRLPVTVTEEFAVKSKEGSLTVKVAQGPGGGGTGKLSCKKKGSRCLEVTVQ